The Sorangiineae bacterium MSr11367 genome window below encodes:
- the topA gene encoding type I DNA topoisomerase yields the protein MAKTLVVVESPAKAKTIKKYLGAHYEVVASKGHVKDLPKKLGINIENGFEETYEVIAGKEKVLAELKTAAKNVEEVLLATDPDREGEAIAWHLAEELGGSKKVTKRVEFHEITKAGVQRGVDSPRELNKQLYDAQRARRVLDRIVGYDVSALVWSKLAFGLSAGRVQSVALRLIVDREREIEAFVPVEYWNTSVGLSKAAGAKTPFISRLTTRDGKKFAVENAENADVVRGHLKSAAYTIAKITRSERKRKAPAPYTTSKLQQDAVNRLGFGAKRTMQVAQGLYEGVDLGKDGGPVGLITYMRTDSTRLSPEAVGACRDRIEQVYGKEYLPANPPVFKSKKGAQDAHEAIRPTSLELSPETVRKHLKEEQFKLYKLIWDRFVACQMKEAVYDQTGVDIEAAVSGGPTYGLRASGRVLKFPGWLAAVGEGGGKGELAGEEEADEAAKAAALKPDAEAASDDEASLPELSEGEKLKIVDPPGVLTEQKFTQPPPRYNEGSLVRELEDRGIGRPSTYAEIISKVQARDYVEKLDNRFRPTTLGMYVVDGLVRSELDFMDPAFTSSMEEQLDEVEAGNEDRVVLLSRFYKRFRKQLDEGKKQKRWNPEPEPTGEICDVCNEGEMMKRWSKNGWFLGCANYPKCKNTRDLGPDGKGTQVRETDVICDKCTKPMVIRSGRYGEFLSCTGYPGCKNAKPVPLGVPCPKCGGDLIEVRPKKKGGKTFYGCSNYNHETLKCDFKLWQKPIQSPCPDCGAAFLVMGGTKAKPMIACANKECGYKRSPDAPEPEVANSVTTDANGSTVSSEPPGGNAEEEVASKTRPSGPAGKLPSADGIAVARAVSQS from the coding sequence ATGGCGAAGACGCTCGTAGTCGTCGAGTCGCCCGCCAAGGCGAAGACGATCAAGAAGTACCTGGGGGCTCACTACGAGGTCGTCGCATCGAAGGGCCACGTTAAGGATCTGCCCAAAAAGCTGGGCATCAATATCGAGAACGGTTTCGAAGAGACGTACGAGGTCATCGCCGGCAAGGAGAAGGTCCTGGCCGAACTGAAGACCGCGGCCAAAAACGTCGAAGAAGTCCTGCTCGCAACCGACCCCGACCGTGAAGGCGAAGCGATTGCGTGGCACTTGGCCGAGGAGTTGGGCGGCAGCAAGAAAGTCACGAAGCGCGTCGAGTTCCACGAGATCACCAAGGCCGGTGTTCAACGCGGTGTCGACTCGCCGCGGGAGCTGAACAAACAGCTCTACGATGCGCAACGCGCACGCCGCGTCCTCGATCGGATCGTGGGCTACGACGTGTCGGCGCTCGTGTGGTCCAAGCTGGCGTTCGGGCTGAGCGCGGGCCGCGTGCAGAGCGTGGCGCTGAGGCTCATCGTCGACCGCGAGCGCGAGATCGAAGCGTTCGTCCCCGTCGAATATTGGAACACCAGCGTCGGCCTCTCCAAGGCCGCGGGTGCGAAGACACCGTTCATCTCCCGCCTCACGACGCGCGACGGGAAGAAGTTCGCCGTCGAGAACGCGGAGAACGCGGACGTCGTGCGTGGCCACCTGAAGTCGGCCGCGTACACCATCGCGAAGATCACGCGTTCGGAGCGAAAGCGAAAGGCCCCCGCTCCGTACACCACGAGCAAGCTTCAACAGGACGCGGTGAACCGCCTCGGCTTCGGCGCCAAGCGCACCATGCAGGTCGCGCAGGGCTTGTACGAAGGTGTGGATCTCGGCAAGGACGGCGGTCCCGTCGGTCTCATCACGTACATGCGTACCGACTCCACGCGCCTGTCGCCGGAGGCGGTGGGAGCGTGCCGTGATCGCATCGAGCAGGTTTACGGCAAGGAGTACCTGCCCGCGAACCCGCCCGTCTTCAAATCGAAGAAGGGCGCGCAAGATGCGCACGAAGCCATCCGCCCGACGAGCCTCGAGCTTTCGCCCGAGACGGTGCGAAAGCACCTCAAGGAAGAGCAGTTCAAGCTCTACAAATTGATCTGGGATCGCTTCGTCGCCTGCCAGATGAAGGAAGCCGTCTACGATCAGACGGGCGTCGACATCGAGGCTGCGGTGAGCGGCGGTCCGACGTACGGACTGCGCGCGAGCGGTCGCGTGCTCAAGTTCCCCGGCTGGCTTGCAGCGGTCGGCGAGGGCGGAGGCAAGGGCGAGCTCGCCGGCGAAGAAGAAGCCGACGAGGCGGCGAAGGCCGCAGCGCTCAAGCCGGATGCCGAAGCGGCATCGGACGACGAGGCCTCGCTGCCCGAGCTGTCCGAGGGCGAGAAGCTCAAGATCGTCGACCCGCCGGGCGTGCTCACGGAGCAGAAGTTCACGCAGCCGCCGCCGCGCTACAACGAAGGCTCGCTCGTGCGCGAGTTGGAAGATCGCGGCATCGGCCGCCCGAGCACGTACGCCGAGATCATCAGCAAGGTGCAGGCGCGCGACTACGTCGAGAAGCTCGACAACCGCTTCCGCCCCACCACGCTCGGCATGTACGTGGTCGATGGCCTCGTGCGCAGCGAGCTCGATTTCATGGACCCGGCCTTCACCTCCAGCATGGAGGAGCAGCTCGACGAGGTCGAGGCAGGCAACGAAGACCGCGTGGTGCTGCTGTCGCGCTTCTACAAGCGCTTCCGAAAGCAGCTCGACGAGGGGAAGAAGCAAAAGCGCTGGAATCCCGAGCCGGAGCCGACGGGCGAGATCTGCGACGTCTGCAACGAAGGCGAGATGATGAAGCGCTGGTCGAAGAACGGATGGTTCCTCGGCTGCGCGAACTACCCCAAGTGCAAGAACACGCGCGACCTCGGGCCCGACGGCAAAGGCACGCAGGTCCGCGAGACGGACGTCATCTGCGACAAGTGCACCAAGCCGATGGTGATCCGCAGCGGCCGATACGGCGAGTTCCTCTCGTGCACGGGTTACCCCGGGTGCAAGAACGCGAAGCCCGTGCCGCTGGGCGTGCCTTGCCCCAAGTGCGGTGGAGACCTCATCGAGGTCCGTCCGAAGAAGAAGGGCGGGAAGACGTTCTACGGCTGCTCGAATTACAATCACGAGACGCTGAAGTGCGATTTCAAGCTCTGGCAAAAGCCAATTCAGTCACCCTGCCCCGACTGCGGTGCAGCGTTCTTGGTGATGGGCGGCACGAAGGCCAAACCGATGATCGCTTGTGCCAACAAAGAGTGCGGCTACAAGCGCTCTCCGGATGCGCCGGAGCCGGAAGTGGCAAACTCAGTGACCACTGACGCGAACGGATCCACGGTGTCGAGCGAACCTCCTGGCGGAAATGCCGAAGAGGAGGTCGCCTCAAAAACGCGGCCATCGGGCCCTGCAGGCAAGCTGCCGAGCGCGGATGGCATTGCCGTCGCGCGCGCTGTCAGCCAGAGCTAA
- a CDS encoding glycosyltransferase family 4 protein, producing the protein MNRALRIAFVCDLLEEEWPSMDLVAEMLLAHAQRDERVSTMRIRPAFARRLSRLPLGARRERFAFNADRLVNRIWDVPRAARSARRLNDVFHVCDHSYAHAVHALPAERVGVYCHDLDAFRCLLEPRVEPRPLWFRAMAQRLLRGMEKARIVFFSTGAVRDAIRKYDLLDERKLVQAYYGVSPEFRVTPEAPVSLEHLPIHTLGGKPFLLHVGSCIPRKRIDVLLDVFAEARREHPDLRLVQIGGTWTDEQRARIERLHIGDALVQFRGIDRTELAEIYRRATLVLMPSEFEGFGLPVIEALSCGATVLASDIPPLREVGNDAVSLLPVADIGAWSTHAVKLLRDPSQGPSADVRLAQAARFSWTSHAKIIVDTYLGLS; encoded by the coding sequence ATGAACCGTGCGCTGCGGATAGCCTTCGTCTGCGATCTTCTCGAAGAGGAATGGCCGAGCATGGATCTCGTCGCCGAGATGCTGCTCGCGCACGCCCAGCGCGACGAACGCGTCAGCACCATGCGCATCCGTCCCGCCTTCGCACGAAGGCTCTCACGGCTGCCGCTTGGTGCGCGGCGCGAGCGCTTCGCCTTCAACGCCGACCGACTCGTCAATCGCATCTGGGATGTGCCGCGTGCAGCGCGCAGCGCGCGTCGTCTGAACGACGTCTTTCATGTCTGCGACCATAGCTACGCCCACGCGGTGCATGCGCTGCCGGCCGAGCGGGTCGGTGTCTACTGCCACGACCTCGACGCCTTTCGCTGCCTGCTCGAGCCCCGGGTCGAGCCGCGCCCGCTGTGGTTTCGCGCCATGGCGCAACGTCTCCTTCGCGGGATGGAGAAGGCGCGCATCGTCTTCTTCTCGACGGGCGCCGTGCGCGATGCCATTCGCAAGTACGACCTTCTCGACGAGCGAAAGCTGGTGCAGGCCTACTACGGCGTCTCGCCCGAGTTTCGCGTGACACCGGAGGCCCCGGTGAGCCTCGAGCACTTGCCGATCCACACGCTCGGCGGAAAGCCGTTCCTGCTCCACGTGGGAAGCTGCATCCCGCGCAAACGCATCGACGTCCTGCTCGACGTCTTCGCCGAGGCGCGGCGCGAGCATCCCGATCTGCGCCTCGTGCAAATCGGCGGCACGTGGACCGACGAGCAGCGCGCCCGCATCGAGCGGCTTCACATCGGCGACGCCCTGGTGCAATTCCGCGGCATCGACCGCACCGAGTTGGCCGAGATTTACCGGCGCGCGACCTTGGTGCTCATGCCGAGCGAGTTCGAAGGCTTCGGCCTTCCCGTCATCGAAGCCCTCTCGTGTGGCGCCACGGTGCTCGCCAGCGACATCCCGCCGCTGCGCGAGGTGGGCAACGACGCCGTCTCCTTGCTGCCCGTGGCCGACATCGGCGCGTGGAGCACGCACGCCGTGAAGCTTCTGCGCGATCCTTCCCAAGGCCCCTCGGCGGACGTGCGCCTCGCCCAGGCGGCGCGCTTTTCCTGGACGTCGCACGCGAAAATCATCGTCGATACGTACCTCGGGCTCTCGTAG
- a CDS encoding LysR substrate-binding domain-containing protein codes for MPSRPQLPSLSAIRVFEAAARHESFTRAAEELGMTQAAVSYQIKSLEEELGLALFQRLPRKVVLTPMGKRLATPVTEAFSTLRSAFAENVERSEGELSITTLPTFASKWLVHRLGTFQLQNPKLAVRLDTSIALADLTTGQFDVSIRSGAGNWPGMVTHFLLPNLYTPLVSPKLLKTLGPRPSPRDLARLPLLGRTDWWINWLAHAGATDVDLSGRVELALYVEEFDVKSAIAGHGVAIASPIFFAKELESGSLVNPFPPVIRDPLDYWLAYPEFRQRSEKIRTFVKWILAEAKPEASPKGARRASRT; via the coding sequence ATGCCGAGCCGCCCGCAGCTGCCTTCGCTCAGCGCCATCCGCGTCTTCGAGGCCGCGGCGCGCCATGAGAGCTTCACCCGGGCCGCGGAAGAATTGGGCATGACGCAGGCCGCGGTCAGCTACCAAATCAAGTCGCTCGAGGAGGAACTCGGCCTGGCGCTCTTTCAACGCCTCCCGCGCAAGGTCGTCCTCACCCCGATGGGCAAGCGCCTCGCAACGCCGGTCACGGAGGCGTTCTCCACGCTTCGTTCGGCCTTCGCCGAGAACGTGGAGCGCTCTGAGGGCGAGCTCTCCATCACGACCTTGCCGACGTTCGCCTCCAAGTGGCTCGTGCACCGTCTCGGCACGTTCCAATTGCAGAACCCCAAGCTGGCCGTCCGCCTCGATACATCGATTGCCCTGGCCGATCTCACGACGGGCCAATTCGACGTGAGCATCCGCAGCGGCGCCGGCAACTGGCCCGGCATGGTCACCCACTTCTTGCTGCCCAATCTGTACACGCCCCTGGTCAGCCCGAAGCTGCTCAAAACCTTGGGCCCCCGCCCCTCCCCCCGCGATCTCGCCAGGCTCCCACTGTTGGGCCGCACGGATTGGTGGATCAACTGGCTCGCCCACGCCGGCGCCACCGACGTGGATCTCTCGGGGCGGGTCGAGCTCGCGCTCTACGTCGAGGAATTCGACGTCAAATCGGCCATCGCCGGCCATGGCGTGGCCATCGCCTCGCCGATCTTTTTCGCCAAGGAGCTGGAGTCGGGCAGCCTGGTGAACCCTTTCCCGCCCGTCATCCGCGACCCGCTCGACTATTGGCTGGCGTACCCGGAGTTCCGCCAGCGCTCCGAGAAAATACGGACCTTCGTCAAATGGATCCTGGCCGAGGCGAAGCCCGAAGCGAGCCCAAAGGGCGCTCGGCGGGCCAGCCGGACGTAA
- the larE gene encoding ATP-dependent sacrificial sulfur transferase LarE has protein sequence MEERDPHLQRLFSLLSDMGSVLVCYSGGVDSAFVLAAAHRVLGPRAIGMTAVSPSLPSFEREAAIDIARQIGARHELVASSEIEDDKYRKNDVDRCFHCKSELYRLSSKKKVDWSLDWVLNGTNLDDLGDYRPGLEAAKNADVRSVLVECGFRKEDVRRGAALLGLPVWNKPASACLSSRIPYGTEVTRERLAQIDALEAELHRLGLHQVRVRWHALGSTKDTTPGAIARIEVAANELLGAFEQRDAIVDAGKRAGFRYVTLDLQGYRTGSHNEVLTGRSLRVVNG, from the coding sequence GTGGAAGAACGGGATCCGCACCTTCAGCGCTTGTTTTCGCTTCTGTCCGACATGGGCTCGGTGCTCGTGTGCTACTCGGGCGGCGTCGACAGCGCCTTCGTGCTCGCTGCCGCGCACCGCGTCCTCGGCCCGCGGGCCATCGGGATGACCGCCGTGAGCCCGAGCCTCCCCTCGTTCGAGCGCGAGGCGGCCATCGACATTGCGCGGCAGATCGGCGCACGGCACGAGCTGGTCGCATCGAGCGAAATCGAAGACGACAAGTACCGAAAGAACGACGTCGACCGCTGTTTTCACTGCAAATCGGAGCTGTATCGTCTCAGCTCGAAAAAGAAGGTCGATTGGTCCCTCGACTGGGTTCTCAACGGCACCAACCTGGACGACCTCGGTGACTACCGCCCCGGCCTCGAGGCGGCGAAGAATGCGGACGTGCGCAGCGTCCTCGTCGAGTGCGGTTTTCGCAAAGAGGACGTGCGCCGCGGCGCCGCGCTCCTCGGCCTGCCGGTGTGGAACAAGCCAGCCTCGGCGTGCCTCTCGAGCCGCATCCCCTACGGCACCGAAGTGACCCGCGAGCGCCTCGCCCAAATCGACGCGCTCGAAGCCGAGTTGCACCGCCTCGGCCTCCACCAAGTGCGCGTGCGCTGGCACGCCTTGGGCAGCACGAAAGACACCACCCCCGGCGCCATCGCCCGCATCGAAGTCGCCGCCAACGAGCTCCTCGGGGCCTTCGAGCAACGCGACGCCATCGTCGACGCCGGCAAACGCGCCGGCTTCCGCTACGTCACCCTCGACCTCCAAGGCTACCGCACCGGCAGCCACAACGAAGTCCTCACGGGGCGCAGTCTCCGCGTGGTGAACGGCTAG
- a CDS encoding HAMP domain-containing histidine kinase codes for MADSRSNAVGQAGPRGSQPPELPPPSTRYFVFAMVLLVVGFVVLQVHAARLQVQLHEFHHQASIERIHIELGTQIRRGCRLLYVGLLEHWHGRSYAHWQQLEAEVADKSRALASTPATDDEDEQGRAQLLRAANEWVTRLRDVIERGEGPQVLEEMRARQALVDQWSDKVIDADVRAGARFDGLHRAVQGQWTAVEAVAAILLVLIAIVAMWWRARVRARTTDLEQRRREGERAARSEFFTNMSHELRTPLVSIGGFASMVEDNPSTNEDVRGYARKILHVSRELLAIINNILDVAKLESDHMKFFIEPVAITEVLERCIARAEGLIGHKPLKLTLDVQPDVPRVRGDFVKLQQVFTNIVGNAVKFTEKGEVITSVRPAGKNVVIEVQDTGIGIEPQSLQSIWEPFRQVDHKVSRKFGGSGLGLAIVHAVVTRLGGTVSAESTVGVGTMFRVTLPADFSKAPPTPSSKKSLSQF; via the coding sequence GTGGCTGATTCGCGTTCGAACGCGGTCGGGCAAGCGGGGCCTCGGGGCTCCCAGCCTCCCGAGCTCCCGCCACCATCCACGCGCTATTTCGTCTTCGCGATGGTGCTCCTCGTGGTGGGCTTCGTCGTTCTGCAGGTCCACGCGGCGCGCCTGCAGGTGCAGCTTCACGAGTTTCATCATCAAGCGTCGATCGAGCGGATCCACATCGAGTTGGGCACGCAGATCCGGCGCGGCTGCCGTCTGCTCTACGTCGGCCTTCTCGAGCATTGGCATGGCCGCTCTTACGCGCATTGGCAGCAGCTCGAAGCGGAGGTCGCGGACAAGTCGAGGGCGCTGGCCAGCACCCCGGCGACCGATGACGAAGACGAGCAGGGGCGCGCGCAGCTTCTCCGGGCGGCCAACGAATGGGTGACACGCCTGCGCGACGTCATCGAGCGGGGCGAGGGGCCGCAGGTGCTCGAGGAAATGCGAGCTCGCCAGGCGCTGGTCGATCAATGGTCGGACAAAGTCATCGACGCCGACGTGCGCGCCGGCGCGCGCTTCGACGGTCTGCACCGCGCGGTGCAAGGTCAGTGGACGGCGGTCGAAGCCGTCGCCGCGATCCTACTCGTGCTCATTGCCATCGTTGCCATGTGGTGGCGCGCCCGCGTGCGGGCCCGAACGACGGACCTGGAGCAGCGGCGCCGCGAAGGCGAACGCGCCGCGCGGAGCGAGTTCTTCACCAACATGTCCCACGAGCTGCGCACACCACTCGTGTCCATCGGCGGTTTCGCCTCGATGGTCGAGGACAACCCGAGCACCAACGAGGACGTCCGTGGGTACGCGCGCAAGATTCTCCATGTGTCGCGCGAGCTTTTGGCCATCATCAACAACATTCTCGACGTGGCCAAGCTCGAGTCGGACCATATGAAGTTCTTCATCGAGCCGGTGGCCATCACCGAGGTGCTCGAGCGCTGCATTGCGCGCGCCGAGGGGCTCATCGGGCACAAGCCGCTGAAGCTGACGCTCGACGTGCAGCCCGACGTCCCGCGCGTCCGGGGCGATTTCGTGAAGCTGCAGCAGGTCTTCACGAACATCGTCGGCAATGCGGTGAAATTCACCGAGAAGGGCGAAGTCATCACCAGCGTGCGCCCGGCCGGAAAGAACGTCGTCATCGAGGTGCAGGACACGGGCATCGGCATCGAACCACAGTCGCTGCAGAGCATCTGGGAGCCATTCCGTCAGGTGGACCACAAAGTCTCGCGCAAGTTCGGCGGCTCGGGCCTGGGCCTCGCCATCGTGCACGCCGTGGTCACCCGCCTAGGCGGCACCGTCTCCGCCGAGTCCACAGTCGGCGTCGGCACCATGTTCCGTGTGACCCTCCCCGCAGACTTCTCGAAGGCCCCACCCACCCCCTCCTCGAAAAAGTCACTCTCGCAGTTCTAA
- a CDS encoding response regulator: protein MGAPEDTRSKSSPRLPTVLIVDDNPDMLVQVGSYLAARGIRVVPSNAALGVSSLVIRHRPEIVVLDVMMPALDGGSLAKLLLGLKSVPDMRIVFYSSMDEERLYELARTTPRASYVLKSDGLAALYEAISTALGDSRG from the coding sequence ATGGGGGCACCAGAAGACACCCGATCCAAATCCTCGCCGCGCCTGCCCACGGTGCTCATCGTGGACGACAATCCGGACATGCTCGTGCAAGTCGGGTCGTACCTGGCTGCGCGCGGCATCCGTGTCGTTCCGTCGAACGCAGCGCTCGGCGTGAGCTCGTTGGTCATACGCCACCGCCCGGAAATCGTGGTTCTCGACGTCATGATGCCCGCGCTCGACGGTGGTTCGCTGGCCAAGCTCCTTTTGGGCCTCAAATCGGTGCCGGACATGCGCATCGTCTTTTATTCGTCCATGGACGAGGAGAGGCTCTACGAGCTGGCGCGCACCACACCTCGGGCGTCGTACGTCCTCAAATCCGACGGACTCGCGGCGCTTTACGAAGCCATTTCCACGGCCCTGGGCGACTCGCGTGGCTGA
- a CDS encoding serine/threonine protein kinase — protein MNRTSFPAGQVSTSFVKALLMYLEVDKGPAEADAWLHRCHIQRDDLDDETRPMSLLALHDALLAFVDVASRAAIIKAWRYLILPDNLGFWMRVLRGTSGPLDAFSRLDANESEYGRTTRWQTLVSGNGMWRGRVHIAHDPRIEEDGLLDDMRLAQLSAVPALFGYGRGQVTLLDKRKGGVSELSCDFEVRWYPSRVAVSTTVAGAAGSVLGGVTFFTELSLTSQLLCVAAAATGGALFGVAWAREHRRRAEIFAQSMRVNALERNLALKEARERVAAGRLEGTVVAGQYRIKQRMGSGASGVIYEAVRVRDDLPVAIKLLRAAAAHDAVASDRLRREAEALGLAWHPNVVEMIDHGHLPDGTAYLVMELLDGESLAVRLRNKGPYSPEELLSVALQICEAMIAVHAAGVVHRDLKPSNIFMERQQPDPLVPAHERVKLIDFGIARVEWEETRITNMGAPLGTPGYMSPEQETGGEIDARSDLFALGAVLYECLVGEPPPPTPSGLWLSGPSPVGTGPRAARIKIALRNLPIGWQTVIERALAPSPRDRFQDARALAAALRELGEAATPAANVT, from the coding sequence GTGAATCGAACGAGCTTCCCCGCAGGACAGGTGAGCACTTCGTTCGTGAAGGCGCTCTTGATGTACCTGGAGGTCGACAAGGGGCCGGCGGAGGCCGATGCCTGGCTCCATCGCTGCCACATCCAGCGCGACGATCTGGACGACGAAACGCGCCCCATGTCCCTGCTCGCGCTGCACGATGCGCTGCTCGCGTTCGTCGACGTCGCCTCGCGCGCCGCCATCATCAAGGCGTGGCGTTACCTCATTTTGCCGGACAACCTCGGCTTCTGGATGCGCGTGCTTCGCGGCACCAGCGGCCCGCTCGATGCGTTCTCCCGCCTCGATGCGAACGAAAGTGAATACGGCCGCACCACCCGATGGCAAACGTTGGTCTCGGGCAACGGCATGTGGCGTGGACGCGTGCACATTGCACATGATCCGCGCATCGAGGAAGACGGCCTGCTCGATGACATGCGTCTCGCCCAGCTCAGTGCCGTGCCCGCGCTTTTCGGCTACGGGCGCGGCCAGGTCACCTTGCTCGACAAGCGCAAGGGCGGCGTGAGCGAGCTCTCGTGTGACTTCGAGGTGCGTTGGTACCCGTCGCGCGTTGCGGTCTCCACCACCGTGGCCGGTGCCGCGGGCTCGGTTCTGGGCGGTGTGACGTTCTTCACGGAGCTGTCGCTGACCTCGCAGCTTCTCTGCGTCGCGGCGGCGGCCACGGGCGGTGCGCTCTTTGGAGTCGCGTGGGCGCGGGAGCACCGGCGCCGTGCGGAGATCTTCGCGCAGTCGATGCGGGTGAACGCGCTCGAGCGCAACTTGGCCCTCAAAGAGGCGCGCGAGCGCGTCGCCGCCGGCCGGCTCGAGGGCACGGTGGTGGCCGGGCAATACCGCATCAAGCAGCGCATGGGCTCCGGTGCGAGCGGCGTCATCTACGAAGCCGTGCGCGTCCGCGACGATCTGCCGGTGGCCATCAAGTTGCTGCGCGCGGCCGCCGCCCACGACGCCGTGGCCTCGGACCGTCTGCGGCGCGAAGCCGAGGCCCTTGGTCTCGCGTGGCATCCCAACGTCGTCGAGATGATCGACCACGGGCACCTGCCCGACGGCACCGCGTACCTCGTCATGGAGCTCTTGGACGGCGAGTCGCTGGCCGTGCGCCTTCGCAACAAAGGGCCCTACTCGCCCGAGGAATTGCTCTCCGTGGCGCTTCAGATCTGCGAGGCCATGATCGCGGTGCATGCCGCCGGCGTGGTGCATCGCGATCTCAAGCCGTCGAACATCTTCATGGAGCGGCAGCAACCCGACCCGCTCGTCCCCGCGCACGAACGGGTCAAGTTGATCGACTTCGGCATCGCCCGCGTGGAATGGGAAGAGACACGCATCACCAACATGGGCGCGCCGCTCGGTACCCCCGGGTACATGTCGCCCGAGCAGGAAACAGGCGGCGAAATCGACGCGCGCAGCGATCTGTTCGCGCTCGGTGCGGTGCTTTACGAGTGCCTCGTCGGCGAGCCGCCCCCGCCCACGCCCAGCGGTTTGTGGCTTTCGGGCCCCAGCCCCGTCGGCACGGGGCCGCGGGCGGCGCGCATCAAAATCGCGCTGCGAAATCTCCCGATCGGGTGGCAAACCGTCATCGAGCGCGCCCTTGCGCCGTCCCCGCGCGACCGCTTCCAAGATGCGCGCGCATTGGCGGCCGCCCTGCGCGAGCTGGGCGAAGCGGCCACCCCCGCGGCGAACGTCACGTAG
- a CDS encoding NFACT RNA binding domain-containing protein, with translation MSTPPEKSVQGTSPQEARTLAKVQKALAKAQEEAAALTSALTRARRRLSQRIAAVERDLERIEEAQAWAARASWLVAAAARAPRGAKSLEVSDWSSGEEQVFSFPLDPSRPAREQVEAAFQRARRLRRGKPLAEERLRAARHAVTAAGELLAEIAALAPPSDEAIEGLRQRAVAVLPHDVQRGIRSPTPALPRRGREEKKPPFRSFTARSGMRILVGRRSESNDELTFQVSRPHHLWLHVKDQPGAHVIAWNEKGKSLTEGELVDAATLTAHFSDARGEPVVDVTYTPRRYVRKPRKAPPGLVMADRAKVIAVRIDPTLLKTLLETEVDEG, from the coding sequence ATGTCGACGCCACCGGAAAAAAGTGTCCAAGGGACTTCCCCTCAGGAAGCGCGGACCCTGGCCAAGGTGCAGAAAGCATTGGCGAAAGCCCAGGAAGAGGCGGCCGCGCTCACCTCTGCCCTCACCCGCGCCCGGCGGCGCCTTTCGCAGCGTATTGCGGCCGTCGAGCGCGATCTCGAGCGCATCGAGGAGGCCCAAGCATGGGCTGCACGCGCCTCGTGGCTGGTGGCGGCGGCGGCGCGGGCTCCGCGGGGGGCGAAATCGCTGGAGGTGAGCGACTGGTCCTCGGGCGAGGAGCAGGTGTTCTCGTTTCCGCTCGATCCAAGCCGGCCGGCGCGCGAGCAAGTGGAGGCGGCCTTTCAGCGCGCGCGGAGGTTGCGTCGCGGCAAGCCGTTGGCGGAGGAGCGGTTGCGCGCAGCCCGCCATGCCGTGACCGCCGCAGGAGAGCTCCTTGCGGAAATCGCGGCGTTGGCGCCGCCGAGTGACGAAGCCATCGAAGGGCTGCGGCAGCGGGCGGTGGCCGTGTTGCCGCATGATGTGCAACGGGGCATTCGCTCCCCCACCCCAGCCCTCCCCCGGAGGGGGAGGGAGGAGAAGAAGCCGCCGTTTCGCAGCTTTACTGCGCGGAGCGGGATGCGGATCCTCGTGGGGCGGCGGTCCGAGTCGAACGACGAGCTTACATTTCAGGTGTCACGGCCTCATCATCTGTGGCTGCACGTGAAGGATCAGCCGGGCGCGCACGTCATCGCATGGAACGAAAAGGGGAAGTCCCTCACGGAAGGCGAGCTGGTCGATGCGGCGACCCTGACGGCGCACTTTTCGGATGCGCGGGGCGAGCCGGTGGTCGATGTCACGTACACGCCGCGACGCTACGTGCGAAAACCACGGAAGGCGCCGCCCGGGCTCGTGATGGCCGATCGCGCGAAGGTCATCGCCGTGCGGATCGATCCGACGCTTTTGAAAACGCTGCTCGAGACCGAGGTGGACGAAGGATGA